A genomic stretch from Arachis stenosperma cultivar V10309 chromosome 3, arast.V10309.gnm1.PFL2, whole genome shotgun sequence includes:
- the LOC130968236 gene encoding DNA-directed RNA polymerases II, IV and V subunit 11 has product MNAPDRYERFVVPEGTKKVSYERDTKIINAASFTIEREEHTIGNIIRMQLHRDENVLFAGYKLPHPLQYKIIVRIHTTSQSSPMQAYNQAINDLDRELDHLKNAFEAEMVKFSRDY; this is encoded by the exons ATGAACGCCCCTGACCGTTACGAACGCTTTGTCGTCCCGGAAGGCACCAAAAA GGTGTCGTATGAGAGGGACACGAAGATCATCAATGCCGCCTCTTTCACCATCGAGAGAGAGGAACACACTATAGGCAATATCATTCGCAT GCAGCTGCATCGAGACGAGAACGTGTTGTTTGCTGGATACAAGCTGCCTCACCCTCTCCAGTACAAAATTATTGTGAGG ATACATACCACTAGCCAGTCATCCCCAATGCAGGCATATAACCAGGCTATTAATGATCTGGACAGGGAACTTGATCACTTGAAGAATGCATTTGAG GCGGAGATGGTGAAGTTTTCAAGGGACTATTGA
- the LOC130965588 gene encoding cation/H(+) antiporter 28: MAVVLTQCSEKLGYLVLQLGKNFVMFMVMVIVCNALHYFLKPYSQPRITSDIFVGLVMGNVSFLRKLYMEFNTTFVFIIDFGMMCYMFALGIEMDPFILFKKPSKDAQVAYAGIICTFIIAGTTTPFLHYFTDQTKLLEYTFSLSTLLSSTASPVLTRLITRLKIGKSDIGKLVIATGMHSDFVCSLLLSVGYIAMPLDAFCDDYDEKKRLKKAIIMGCALLGQTVLTALVSPIFMNWVDNENPEGKPMKGSHLVLSIAVMVMACASSTIYEYSPILSAFMAGVCFPREGRVSKWVIAKINYLLTTIFFPIFFLWMGYAADFREFEAGHLLTWAKLFTLILIAIVGKVVGTVILGMILGFRWPESVAIGLLLTTKGHFHIFLAIKAIGCGANTSTGITMIMAIFFTIVHTPSVIAYIIKRARKRAPNHRMTLQLLDPLHELRILLCVHGPDNVPASINFMEISRGATPPGIVVYVADMIELTDQIAATVERGTEGHTTTVKDAAVVEMRDKVSNSFQAYVDEDSEGITLKRTLAVSTITNMAQDICILADELMIALIILPFHRNQRQDGKLDMGHQGFRYVNRKLLRSAPCSVGILVNRGLGSIEKISRTQVSLNVAVIFIGGKDDREALAYAGMVARHPGVKLTVIRFLVDSSAESSRLAAYRVNLPELEEEVGHDDECFAQFYEKHINGDRISYLEKHLASAAETFTTLRSFEGKYSLVIVGKEGGMNSILTKGMDDWQQCPELGPIGDVLSGPDFAMTVSVLVIQQHRLKGELDGLDEDFSIM; encoded by the exons atgGCAGTTGTATTGACCCAATGTTCAGAAAAGTTAGGCTACCTCGTACTTCAATTAGGCAAAAATTTTGTCATGTTTATGGTGATGGTGATTGTATGCAATGCTTTACATTATTTTCTAAAGCCTTATTCACAACCTCGGATCACTTCTGACATATTT GTAGGACTAGTGATGGGGAATGTATCTTTCTTACGCAAATTGTACATGGAATTCAACACAACCTTTGTGTTCATCATAGATTTTGGTATGATGTGTTACATGTTTGCTTTGGGGATAGAAATGGATCCATTCATACTGTTCAAGAAACCAAGTAAGGATGCTCAAGTTGCATATGCAGGAATAATTTGCACTTTCATCATAGCAGGCACCACAACACCATTCCTGCATTACTTTACAGATCAAACCAAGTTGCTAGAATACACATTCTCCCTCTCAACTCTTCTATCTAGCACAGCATCCCCAGTTTTGACTCGTTTGATAACGCGACTCAAGATAGGCAAGTCGGATATTGGGAAGCTTGTGATAGCAACAGGGATGCACTCGGATTTTGTATGCTCCTTGCTTCTTTCGGTTGGCTACATAGCCATGCCATTGGACGCATTTTGCGATGATTATGACGAAAAGAAGCGCCTTAAGAAGGCCATCATAATGGGGTGTGCACTTCTTGGACAGACTGTTTTGACAGCATTGGTTTCACCAATCTTCATGAACTGGGTTGATAATGAAAACCCGGAAGGGAAACCTATGAAAGGTTCACATTTGGTGTTGTCAATTGCAGTTATGGTCATGGCTTGTGCCTCATCAACTATATATGAATATAGTCCAATTCTAAGTGCTTTCATGGCAGGGGTGTGTTTTCCAAGGGAAGGCAGAGTTTCCAAATGGGTTATTGCCAAAATCAACTACTTGTTGACCACTATcttctttcctatctttttcttgTGGATGGGTTATGCAGCTGATTTCAGAGAGTTTGAAGCTGGACATCTATTGACTTGGGCAAAATTGTTTACACTTATTCTCATTGCCATTGTCGGCAAGGTTGTTGGAACAGTTATTTTGGGGATGATACTTGGTTTTCGCTGGCCGGAATCGGTTGCAATTGGATTACTCCTAACCACCAAGGGCCATTTTCACATCTTCTTGGCTATCAAAGCG ATAGGTTGTGGTGCCAATACTTCAACTGGCATTACAATGATAATGGCAATATTTTTCACAATAGTGCATACTCCATCAGTGATAGCATACATCATAAAACGTGCCAGGAAACGAGCACCAAATCATCGCATGACGCTCCAGTTGCTTGACCCACTACATGAGCTAAGGATACTCTTGTGTGTCCACGGACCTGACAACGTTCCTGCTTCCATCAACTTCATGGAGATCTCAAGAGGGGCAACACCCCCCGGCATTGTGGTATATGTCGCGGACATGATTGAACTCACTGATCAGATAGCAGCAACAGTAGAGAGAGGCACAGAAGGACATACAACAACTGTGAAAGATGCTGCGGTCGTGGAAATGAGGGACAAAGTATCCAACTCTTTTCAAGCCTATGTAGATGAGGATAGTGAAGGTATTACTCTCAAAAGAACATTAGCAGTGTCAACAATCACTAACATGGCACAAGACATCTGTATCTTAGcagatgaattgatgattgcCCTCATTATACTACCATTCCACAGGAACCAACGTCAGGATGGAAAATTGGATATGGGTCACCAGGGATTCAGATATGTGAACAGAAAG TTATTAAGGAGTGCTCCTTGTTCCGTGGGGATTCTAGTTAACAGAGGCCTTGGATCAATTGAAAAGATATCAAGAACTCAGGTATCACTGAATGTGGCAGTAATATTCATTGGCGGAAAAGATGATAGGGAAGCACTTGCCTATGCAGGTATGGTAGCACGACATCCAGGAGTAAAACTTACAGTGATCAGATTTCTGGTAGATTCCAGTGCAGAATCCTCAAGATTAGCAGCTTATAGAGTCAACCTTCCAGAGCTGGAGGAAGAAGTGGGACACGACGACGAATGTTTTGCACAATTCTACGAAAAGCATATAAATGGGGATCGTATTTCCTACTTAGAGAAGCATCTTGCCAGCGCAGCCGAAACATTCACAACTCTCAGATCATTTGAAGGGAAATACTCTTTAGTCATCGTAGGTAAAGAAGGTGGGATGAACTCTATATTGACAAAAGGGATGGACGATTGGCAACAGTGCCCAGAATTGGGACCAATCGGAGATGTACTTTCAGGACCAGATTTCGCAATGACAGTGTCTGTGTTGGTAATCCAACAACATAGACTCAAAGGAGAACTAGATGGTCTTGATGAGGACTTCTCCATCATGTAG